A portion of the Juglans microcarpa x Juglans regia isolate MS1-56 chromosome 1D, Jm3101_v1.0, whole genome shotgun sequence genome contains these proteins:
- the LOC121240942 gene encoding uncharacterized protein LOC121240942 isoform X1: MRAILKELRPHFVEVMRTPDFRNCKAAHEIQEQMKVLMELYKAITTETVSVSKNIQQEGDTLSGENRDGQKLREQPQDLKPTMEQPQQDGVFSKPSEKKILSGLASEKQQGTEDGQSHGKYVVGGSAFGWNFVTFPGNEPVYYGVTKDSFRISSLAK; the protein is encoded by the exons ATGCGTGCCATTCTTAAAGAGCTTCGACCTCATTTTGTTGAG GTTATGCGGACCCCTGACTTCCGGAATTGCAAGGCAGCTCATGAAATACAAGAAC AGATGAAGGTTCTGATGGAACTATACAAGGCGATCACCACAGAAACAGTTTCTGTGAGTAAGAACATACAACAAGAAGGCGATACCTTGTCAGGTGAAAACCGAGATGGTCAAAAGCTGCGAGAGCAGCCCCAGGATCTTAAGCCAACAATGGAGCAGCCTCAGCAAGACGGGGTATTTTCAAAACCGTCTGAGAAAAAGATCCTCTCTGGCCTTGCCTCTGAGAAGCAGCAGGGTACTGAAGATGGTCAAAGTCATGGGAAATATGTTGTTGGAGGATCAGCTTTCGGCTGGAATTTTGTCACTTTTCCAGGCAACGAACCAGTCTATTATGGAGTAACCAAAGATTCATTTCGAATAAGTAGTTTGGCGAAGTAA
- the LOC121241397 gene encoding UPF0187 protein At3g61320, chloroplastic, translated as MTQPSDPVKPTSKLSLSSSFAPKSFPKLHPLSLPSSIPKTSHSFKLQSSSQPQNPNPLPSFDLTKTLISVLRIIPDWADGVKERGMRQSRTLYNHEQWVHHRSSLRHLRHVFSSLSSRVILSLVPPVIAFTSFAVLIAGYNSAVSLHWLPGFFPVLKTSSLPYQLTAPALALLLVFRTEASYSRFEEGRKAWTKVISVTNDLATQVISGVDISGNHAPLKKALLQYIMAFPVALKCHVIYGSNARQDLQNFLEVDDLEIVLNSKHRPCCIIEFISQSLRLLKLEESRRNLLESKISCLHEGIGVCEQLVGIPIPLSYTRLTSRFLVLWHLTLPIILWDDCHWIVVPATFISAASLFCIEEVGVLIEEPFPMLALDDLCKLVHNNIQEAIATDKIIQAQLTAKLRNHSKEHSPNGWPNS; from the exons ATGACTCAACCATCAGACCCCGTCAAACCCACCTCcaaactctctctttcttcctcctttGCTCCCAAATCTTTCCCCAAGCTTCACCCTTTATCCCTTCCCTCCTCCATACCCAAAACCTCCCACTCCTTCAAACTCCAGTCCTCCTCACAACCCCAGAACCCCAACCCACTTCCCTCCTTTGATCTCACCAAAACCCTGATCTCCGTCCTCCGCATCATACCCGATTGGGCCGACGGCGTAAAAGAGCGCGGAATGCGGCAAAGCCGCACCCTCTACAACCATGAACAATGGGTTCACCATCGGAGCTCGCTTCGCCATTTGCGCCACGTCTTCTCGAGCCTGTCGTCGCGAGTGATTCTGTCGCTGGTGCCGCCCGTGATCGCCTTCACTTCTTTCGCTGTGTTGATCGCCGGTTATAATTCTGCGGTGTCGTTGCACTGGTTGCCGGGTTTCTTCCCAGTTTTGAAGACCTCGTCGTTGCCGTACCAGTTGACGGCACCGGCGCTCGCTCTCTTGTTGGTGTTTCGGACCGAGGCGTCGTACTCGAGGTTTGAGGAGGGGAGGAAGGCATGGACCAAAGTGATTTCGGTGACCAACGATTTAGCAACGCAGGTGATTTCTGGGGTTGATATTTCGGGTAATCATGCGCCGCTCAAGAAGGCGCTTTTGCAATATATTATGGCATTTCCAGTTGCGCTTAAG TGTCATGTGATTTATGGCTCAAATGCTAGGCAAGACCTCCAAAATTTTCTTGAAGTAGATGATCTAGAAATAGTACTCAATTCAAAGCATCGGCCCTGTTGCATTATCGAGTTCATCTCTCAAAGCCTCCGGTTGCTAAAGTTGGAGGAATCAAGGAGAAACTTGTTG GAGTCAAAGATTTCTTGTTTGCACGAAGGAATTGGTGTTTGTGAACAACTTGTGGGTATACCTATCCCACTTTCCTACACTCGCTTGACTTCAAGGTTTCTGGTCCTCTGGCATCTCACCCTCCCTATCATACTGTGGGATGATTGCCATTGGATTGTGGTTCCCGCTACTTTCATTAGCGCTGCATCATTGTTCTGCATAGAAGAA GTTGGTGTTCTGATTGAGGAGCCATTTCCAATGCTTGCACTTGACGACCTTTGCAAGCTGGTTCACAACAACATTCAGGAAGCAATTGCAACTGACAAAATAATTCAAGCTCAGCTGACTGCAAAGTTAAGGAATCACTCTAAGGAGCACTCACCAAATGGTTGGCCTAATTCTTAG
- the LOC121240942 gene encoding uncharacterized protein LOC121240942 isoform X2, translated as MVMRTPDFRNCKAAHEIQEQMKVLMELYKAITTETVSVSKNIQQEGDTLSGENRDGQKLREQPQDLKPTMEQPQQDGVFSKPSEKKILSGLASEKQQGTEDGQSHGKYVVGGSAFGWNFVTFPGNEPVYYGVTKDSFRISSLAK; from the exons ATG GTTATGCGGACCCCTGACTTCCGGAATTGCAAGGCAGCTCATGAAATACAAGAAC AGATGAAGGTTCTGATGGAACTATACAAGGCGATCACCACAGAAACAGTTTCTGTGAGTAAGAACATACAACAAGAAGGCGATACCTTGTCAGGTGAAAACCGAGATGGTCAAAAGCTGCGAGAGCAGCCCCAGGATCTTAAGCCAACAATGGAGCAGCCTCAGCAAGACGGGGTATTTTCAAAACCGTCTGAGAAAAAGATCCTCTCTGGCCTTGCCTCTGAGAAGCAGCAGGGTACTGAAGATGGTCAAAGTCATGGGAAATATGTTGTTGGAGGATCAGCTTTCGGCTGGAATTTTGTCACTTTTCCAGGCAACGAACCAGTCTATTATGGAGTAACCAAAGATTCATTTCGAATAAGTAGTTTGGCGAAGTAA
- the LOC121242671 gene encoding uncharacterized protein LOC121242671, producing MMNSQTDKLVRRTTMVATVTASYFLLTADYGSEPNALDPIKKAIMSAQNSVKEYVFGPKKESQEGQLGKLGSRGTKEHP from the exons ATGATGAATTCACAGACAGACAAACTGGTGAGAAGGACAACCATGGTGGCAACTGTCACTGCTTCCTATTTTCTCTTGACCGCTGACTATGGCTCAGAACCGAACGCTCTCGATcct ATTAAGAAGGCAATAATGTCAGCACAAAATTCTGTTAAGGAGTACGTATTTGGACCAAAGAAGGAGTCTCAAGAGGGTCAATTGGGGAAGCTGGGATCCCGTGGCACCAAGGAGCATCCTTAG